From the genome of Geminocystis herdmanii PCC 6308, one region includes:
- the pyk gene encoding pyruvate kinase — MMSDKFPHRTKIVATVGPGCANPETLRQMILAGANTFRLNFSHGDHDVHQRSIRLIRQVENELNQPIGILQDLQGPKIRLGKFPCGSIELQEGDRYILTSREVECNQEIGCISYENLAEEVPINARILLDDGRVEMVVKEIDLDKKDLHCQVVVGGVLSSNKGVNFPNVYLSVKALTDKDKKDLMFGLDQRVDWVALSFVRNPQDVLEIKDLISSAGKSTPVIAKIEKHEAIEQMEEILSLCDGVMVARGDLGVELPAEDVPILQKRLIRTANRLGIPIITATQMLDSMVNSQSPTRAEVSDVANAILDGTDAVMLSNETAVGKYPVQAVATMAKIARRIEEEREKIVAPYSDNFDNESISTAIAGAVSQIAKKLGASAIMTLTKTGATARNVSKFRPRTPIFAITPHVSVSRQLQLVWGVKPLLLLDLPGLRQVFQAAINVAREKGLLQDGNLVVMTAGTLQGVAGSTDLIKVEIVKGLLSEGVGIGQGVITSRAKVVQDVSQLSNFSQGDILVTQATDNQYVDAMRLASAIVTEETGVRSHAAQIGMRLGIPVIVGVKEATRLIRDASFVTLKIEQGLVYLGTDSPQGDVDS, encoded by the coding sequence GTGATGTCAGATAAATTTCCCCACCGTACAAAAATTGTAGCCACCGTAGGACCCGGTTGCGCTAATCCCGAAACCTTACGTCAAATGATTCTTGCAGGCGCTAATACTTTTCGCCTCAACTTTTCTCACGGTGATCATGATGTTCATCAGCGTAGCATTCGATTAATTCGTCAGGTAGAAAATGAGTTAAATCAACCCATTGGTATTTTACAAGATTTACAAGGACCAAAAATTAGACTAGGAAAATTTCCCTGTGGCTCGATCGAACTCCAAGAAGGCGATCGATATATTCTCACCAGTAGGGAAGTAGAATGTAATCAAGAAATAGGCTGTATTAGCTACGAAAATTTAGCCGAAGAAGTGCCTATTAACGCCAGAATCTTACTAGATGATGGTAGGGTAGAAATGGTAGTCAAAGAGATTGATTTAGACAAAAAAGACTTACACTGTCAAGTGGTGGTAGGAGGAGTACTTTCTAGTAATAAAGGAGTAAATTTTCCCAACGTTTACTTATCAGTCAAAGCCTTGACAGACAAAGACAAAAAAGATTTAATGTTCGGTTTAGATCAAAGAGTGGATTGGGTGGCATTAAGTTTTGTTCGTAATCCACAAGATGTATTAGAAATCAAAGACTTAATCAGCAGTGCGGGAAAATCAACCCCTGTCATCGCCAAAATTGAGAAACACGAAGCCATCGAACAAATGGAAGAAATCCTCTCCTTATGTGACGGGGTGATGGTAGCAAGGGGAGATTTAGGGGTAGAATTACCAGCAGAAGATGTGCCTATTTTACAAAAACGTCTTATTCGTACAGCTAATCGTCTTGGTATTCCTATCATTACCGCTACCCAGATGTTAGATAGTATGGTAAATAGTCAAAGTCCTACTCGTGCAGAGGTTTCTGACGTTGCCAATGCCATTTTAGACGGTACAGATGCGGTAATGCTATCCAATGAAACGGCGGTGGGTAAATACCCCGTTCAAGCAGTGGCGACTATGGCAAAAATCGCTCGAAGAATTGAAGAAGAAAGAGAAAAAATTGTTGCACCCTATAGCGATAATTTTGATAACGAAAGTATCTCTACTGCCATCGCTGGAGCGGTTAGTCAAATTGCCAAGAAATTGGGGGCATCCGCCATCATGACGTTAACAAAAACTGGAGCAACGGCTCGTAACGTGTCGAAATTTCGCCCTCGAACCCCTATCTTCGCCATTACGCCCCATGTGAGCGTTTCTCGTCAATTACAGTTAGTTTGGGGGGTTAAACCTTTACTATTATTAGATTTACCCGGATTGCGTCAAGTATTCCAAGCGGCTATTAATGTGGCAAGGGAAAAAGGCTTACTCCAAGATGGTAATTTAGTTGTGATGACAGCAGGTACATTGCAAGGGGTTGCTGGTTCAACGGATTTAATTAAAGTCGAAATAGTTAAAGGTTTGCTGAGTGAAGGGGTTGGTATCGGGCAAGGTGTAATTACAAGTAGAGCTAAAGTAGTTCAAGATGTCAGTCAACTAAGTAATTTTAGTCAAGGGGATATCTTAGTTACTCAAGCCACTGATAATCAATATGTAGATGCCATGCGTTTAGCCAGTGCCATCGTTACCGAAGAAACGGGAGTTCGATCGCACGCCGCCCAAATCGGTATGCGTTTAGGGATTCCCGTCATCGTAGGGGTAAAAGAAGCCACTCGTTTGATTCGAGATGCTAGTTTTGTCACCCTCAAAATTGAGCAAGGTTTAGTCTATTTAGGCACAGATAGCCCTCAAGGAGATGTGGACAGTTAA
- a CDS encoding late competence development ComFB family protein has protein sequence MSTEKNTYKNVMELLVDEEIEYQLINNKALNNMAGSVNLVEIATFALNRLPSLYASSKEGIDKQKARGVVQLRQQIRQAVVQGIAAITRDPLRKSTPLPQKSNTIADAKRTLTNLNDSLPKEELSTIVNFMESFLEKVKNREITEHEVVKLHYLLDFYWEEDGEGLTASNQEISWYG, from the coding sequence ATGTCAACAGAAAAAAATACCTATAAAAATGTCATGGAATTACTCGTAGATGAAGAAATCGAGTATCAACTCATTAATAATAAAGCCTTAAATAATATGGCTGGTTCGGTGAATTTAGTGGAAATAGCAACTTTCGCCCTTAATCGTCTGCCTAGTTTATATGCTTCATCCAAAGAAGGTATTGATAAACAAAAAGCCAGAGGTGTGGTACAATTAAGACAACAAATTAGACAAGCAGTAGTACAAGGTATCGCCGCAATTACAAGAGACCCTTTAAGAAAGTCCACACCTTTACCACAAAAGAGTAATACGATCGCCGATGCTAAAAGAACTTTAACTAATCTTAACGACTCTTTACCAAAGGAGGAATTAAGTACGATCGTCAATTTTATGGAGTCTTTCTTAGAAAAAGTTAAAAATCGAGAAATTACTGAACATGAAGTAGTTAAGTTACATTATCTCCTTGATTTTTATTGGGAAGAAGATGGAGAAGGGTTAACTGCTTCTAATCAAGAAATTTCTTGGTATGGGTAA